A genomic region of Papaver somniferum cultivar HN1 chromosome 7, ASM357369v1, whole genome shotgun sequence contains the following coding sequences:
- the LOC113298095 gene encoding OTU domain-containing protein At3g57810-like isoform X2: MLNTDCSSRTDLRQLRIIRVPGDERCLFRSIVHGACFKAGKPSPSENLQKELADELRAKVVNEFIKRRGDTEWFLEVDFDIYAMQMIQSHIWGGEPELIMSSHVLQMPVSVYLRDKKIGNLKVIAEYGQEYGKENPISILYDGYGHYDALCKR, translated from the exons ATGTTGAACACTGATTGTTCGTCTCGTACGGATCTTCGTCAACTACGGATAATTC GTGTACCTGGGGATGAGAGATGCTTGTTTCGGTCAATTGTGCATGGCGCATGCTTTAAAGCTGGAAAGCCATCTCCAAGTGAGAACCTTCAAAAAGAGCTTGCTGATGAGCTCCGAGCGAAG GTCGTCAATGAGTTTATCAAGAGGCGTGGGGACACTGAATG GTTTCTTGAAGTTGATTTTGACATATACGCAATGCAGATGATACAATCTCACATTTGGGGAGGAGAACCTGAGCTGATCATGTCTTCGCATGTCCTGCA GATGCCTGTCTCGGTCTATCTGAGGGATAAGAAGATTGGGAATCTAAAAGTTATAGCAGAATATGGCCAAGAATATGGAAAGGAAAATCCTATAAGTATACTCTATGATGGATATGGACACTACGACGCTTTGTG CAAAAGATGA
- the LOC113298095 gene encoding OTU domain-containing protein At3g57810-like isoform X1 — protein MLNTDCSSRTDLRQLRIIRLVNLGNKSKNKTKQGVPGDERCLFRSIVHGACFKAGKPSPSENLQKELADELRAKVVNEFIKRRGDTEWFLEVDFDIYAMQMIQSHIWGGEPELIMSSHVLQMPVSVYLRDKKIGNLKVIAEYGQEYGKENPISILYDGYGHYDALCKR, from the exons ATGTTGAACACTGATTGTTCGTCTCGTACGGATCTTCGTCAACTACGGATAATTC GACTTGTCAACCTAGGAAACAAATCGAAAAACAAAACGAAACAAG GTGTACCTGGGGATGAGAGATGCTTGTTTCGGTCAATTGTGCATGGCGCATGCTTTAAAGCTGGAAAGCCATCTCCAAGTGAGAACCTTCAAAAAGAGCTTGCTGATGAGCTCCGAGCGAAG GTCGTCAATGAGTTTATCAAGAGGCGTGGGGACACTGAATG GTTTCTTGAAGTTGATTTTGACATATACGCAATGCAGATGATACAATCTCACATTTGGGGAGGAGAACCTGAGCTGATCATGTCTTCGCATGTCCTGCA GATGCCTGTCTCGGTCTATCTGAGGGATAAGAAGATTGGGAATCTAAAAGTTATAGCAGAATATGGCCAAGAATATGGAAAGGAAAATCCTATAAGTATACTCTATGATGGATATGGACACTACGACGCTTTGTG CAAAAGATGA